Proteins co-encoded in one Rhizobium sp. NZLR1 genomic window:
- a CDS encoding ABC transporter substrate-binding protein: MTIFSTIRALLLAALTSALAGFGAAHSADDFDLRPQQPGRLHAARNEAAITAIPKHFKFVTPGKFTIAVSPGGAPLGTYATDAKTVVGADPDYAYAIADSLGLTLEIVPVAWIDWPLGLTSGKYDAVISNVGVTEQRKEKFDFSTYRQGLHGFFVKSDNPVISIKEPRDAAGLRIIVGAGTNQERILLKWSDEDVTAGLKPIELQYYDDEAASLLALRSGRADVIVQPHAQLVFIAARDKNIKRVGTLSAGWPDRSDVAITTRKGSGLADALTVATNGLINNGTYAKILDHWHLSEEALPASETNPPGLPKY, translated from the coding sequence GTGACGATTTTTTCGACAATCCGCGCCTTGCTGCTTGCGGCGCTGACGTCTGCCTTGGCCGGCTTCGGGGCGGCCCATTCAGCCGACGATTTCGACCTCCGGCCGCAACAGCCGGGCAGGCTGCATGCCGCCAGGAACGAGGCGGCGATCACCGCGATCCCGAAGCACTTCAAGTTCGTCACGCCAGGCAAGTTCACCATCGCCGTCAGCCCCGGCGGTGCTCCGCTTGGCACCTATGCCACCGACGCCAAAACCGTAGTTGGGGCAGATCCCGACTATGCCTATGCCATCGCCGACAGCCTTGGCCTGACGCTGGAAATCGTGCCCGTCGCCTGGATCGACTGGCCGCTCGGCCTCACCTCGGGCAAGTATGATGCCGTCATCTCCAATGTCGGGGTCACCGAGCAGCGCAAGGAGAAGTTCGATTTCTCCACCTACCGCCAGGGACTGCACGGTTTTTTCGTGAAATCCGACAACCCGGTCATCTCAATCAAGGAACCCAGGGATGCGGCGGGCCTCAGGATCATCGTCGGTGCCGGCACCAACCAGGAGCGCATTCTACTGAAATGGAGCGACGAGGATGTCACCGCGGGGCTGAAGCCGATCGAACTGCAATATTACGACGACGAGGCGGCAAGCCTTCTCGCACTGCGTTCCGGCCGGGCCGATGTCATCGTCCAGCCGCACGCCCAGCTCGTCTTCATCGCCGCGCGCGACAAGAACATCAAGCGCGTCGGCACGCTGAGCGCCGGATGGCCTGATCGTTCCGACGTCGCGATCACCACCCGCAAGGGAAGCGGGCTCGCCGATGCGCTGACCGTTGCCACCAATGGCCTGATCAACAACGGCACCTACGCCAAAATCCTCGACCACTGGCATCTCTCCGAGGAAGCCCTGCCGGCATCCGAGACCAACCCGCCCGGCCTTCCAAAATATTGA
- a CDS encoding LLM class flavin-dependent oxidoreductase: MAQKHVTFGIMLQGPGGHMNAWKHPSGPADASVNFDFFVTTARSAEAAGIAFAFVADGLYINEQSIPHFLNRFEPIAILSALAASTSKIGLVGTVSTSYSDPFTIARQFASIDLISGGRAGWNAVTSPLEGSGRNYSREHPEHELRYEIAEDYIDAIKGLWDSWDDDAFVRNRETGVFVDKTKMHRLDHKGRFFRVEGPLNIGRSKQGQPVVFQAGASDSGIRLAGKHADAVFTNGGPIEEAQAFYRQLKDSVIAHGRPAAEVGIYPGIGPIVGKTAEEAEAKYQAIRNLVTIEEALLYLGRFFDHHDFAVYPLDEPFPELGDIGRNNFRATTDRIKRTARDKGLTLRQVALDSATPRTAFIGTAEHIADEIIRWVDHGAADGFILGFPVIAEGFADFAEYVLPILTERGYFDPILKGETLRDHLGLPFRESRYAAGADRLERGKAVGA, encoded by the coding sequence ATGGCTCAGAAACACGTCACGTTCGGCATCATGCTGCAGGGTCCCGGCGGTCACATGAATGCCTGGAAGCATCCAAGCGGGCCGGCGGATGCCAGTGTCAATTTCGACTTCTTCGTCACGACGGCGCGTAGCGCGGAGGCGGCCGGCATCGCTTTCGCCTTCGTCGCCGACGGGCTCTATATCAACGAGCAGTCGATTCCGCATTTCCTCAACCGCTTCGAGCCGATCGCCATTCTCTCGGCGCTGGCGGCATCGACCTCGAAAATCGGTCTCGTCGGCACGGTCTCGACCTCCTACAGCGATCCCTTCACCATCGCCCGGCAGTTCGCTTCGATCGACCTCATCAGTGGCGGCCGGGCAGGGTGGAACGCGGTGACCTCGCCGCTCGAGGGCTCGGGGCGCAACTACAGCCGCGAACATCCCGAACATGAACTGCGCTACGAGATCGCCGAGGACTATATCGATGCGATCAAGGGTCTGTGGGATTCCTGGGACGACGACGCCTTCGTCCGCAACCGCGAGACCGGCGTCTTTGTCGACAAGACCAAGATGCATCGCCTCGACCATAAGGGCCGCTTCTTCCGCGTCGAGGGGCCGCTCAACATCGGCCGTTCGAAGCAGGGTCAACCGGTCGTCTTCCAGGCGGGCGCTTCGGATTCCGGCATCAGGCTCGCCGGCAAACATGCCGATGCCGTTTTCACCAATGGCGGGCCTATCGAGGAGGCGCAGGCCTTCTACCGCCAGCTCAAGGACAGCGTGATTGCGCATGGCCGCCCGGCGGCGGAGGTCGGCATCTATCCCGGCATCGGCCCGATCGTCGGGAAGACGGCCGAGGAAGCGGAAGCCAAGTACCAAGCGATCCGTAACCTCGTCACTATCGAGGAGGCGCTGCTCTATCTCGGCCGCTTCTTTGATCATCATGATTTCGCCGTCTATCCGCTGGACGAGCCGTTCCCCGAACTTGGCGATATCGGCAGAAACAATTTCCGCGCTACCACCGACCGCATCAAGAGGACGGCGCGCGATAAGGGCCTGACGCTCCGCCAGGTCGCGCTTGATTCCGCGACGCCGCGCACCGCCTTCATCGGTACCGCGGAGCATATCGCCGACGAGATCATCCGCTGGGTGGACCATGGCGCTGCCGACGGCTTTATTCTCGGTTTTCCCGTCATCGCCGAGGGTTTCGCCGACTTTGCCGAATACGTCCTGCCGATCCTCACGGAGCGCGGTTATTTCGATCCGATCCTGAAAGGCGAGACGCTGCGCGACCATTTGGGTCTGCCCTTCCGCGAAAGCCGGTATGCGGCCGGTGCGGACCGCCTCGAGCGCGGAAAGGCCGTCGGCGCCTGA
- a CDS encoding ABC transporter substrate-binding protein gives MAFADRTRLLIAGAVTIAALGFGSAQAQQKFDLSPEQPNRLRVEKNEKRVDEVKGFKFVENGAFTVGISSSGNLPLHDYASDSKTVIGYDVDLAQAIADSLGLKLELVSVAWAEWPLGLTSGKFDAVISNVTVTEERKQKFDFSTYRKDELGFYVKADSPITALKQPKDIAGLKVITDAGTNQEKILLEWDRENVAAGLKPIEVQYYDDDAVKDLAVQSGRADAVFSVNATQAYSAGINGKTKLVGTVSGGWPITAEIAVTTRKGSGLAAPLTDVVNDLIASGAYKKILDTWNLGPEAIDQAKTNPPGLPKSGS, from the coding sequence ATGGCATTTGCAGATAGAACAAGGCTTCTCATAGCAGGGGCCGTCACCATCGCCGCACTCGGTTTCGGTTCGGCTCAGGCGCAGCAGAAGTTCGATCTCAGCCCCGAGCAGCCGAACCGGCTGCGGGTCGAGAAGAACGAGAAGCGCGTTGACGAAGTCAAGGGCTTCAAGTTCGTCGAAAACGGCGCCTTTACCGTCGGCATCAGCTCGAGCGGCAATCTGCCGCTGCATGATTATGCCTCCGATTCCAAGACGGTCATCGGCTATGACGTCGATCTAGCGCAGGCCATCGCCGACAGCCTCGGCCTGAAGCTGGAACTGGTTTCCGTTGCCTGGGCCGAGTGGCCGCTGGGACTGACGTCGGGCAAGTTCGACGCGGTGATCTCGAACGTGACCGTCACGGAAGAGCGCAAGCAGAAATTCGACTTTTCGACCTACCGCAAGGACGAGCTTGGCTTCTACGTCAAGGCCGACAGCCCGATTACGGCGCTCAAGCAGCCGAAGGATATTGCCGGCCTGAAGGTCATCACCGATGCCGGAACCAACCAGGAGAAGATCCTGCTGGAATGGGACCGCGAGAACGTCGCGGCCGGCCTAAAGCCGATCGAGGTGCAATATTATGACGACGACGCGGTCAAGGATCTCGCCGTCCAGTCCGGCAGAGCCGACGCGGTCTTCAGCGTCAACGCGACGCAGGCCTACTCGGCGGGCATCAATGGCAAGACCAAGCTCGTCGGCACCGTCAGCGGCGGTTGGCCGATCACTGCCGAGATTGCGGTCACGACGCGCAAAGGCAGCGGTCTGGCGGCTCCCTTGACCGATGTTGTCAACGACCTGATCGCCAGCGGAGCCTACAAGAAGATCCTCGATACCTGGAATCTTGGCCCCGAGGCGATCGACCAAGCAAAGACCAATCCTCCCGGCCTGCCGAAGAGCGGCTCCTGA
- a CDS encoding DUF1217 domain-containing protein has translation MVSTYVSYLSVARNLGASLSNVASQATVARDSAYYKENIGKVTTVDDFMGDYKLYSYAMKAYGLDDMTYAKAFMKKVLESDLSDSSSFANSLSDSRYAEFAAAFKFSGETKTAQSDVQRDNLLDAYETSFDTEADDIADETDYFEENISSITSVDDFLSSSRLKNYALTAFGLSTDYTSSSFLKEVLTSDLDDPDSFVNQLGDDVYVSLAKAFNFNEDGSTDGDVMSEDQISLMTSGYAVASSTTASSDTGEAYDTYFAAEIGNVTSVDQLMSDDKLVGYLRIAYGLTDDESDTFISAALKSADIADAIGLSDLHDAFNFDEDGALADGDTAQTSEQTATTTAAFDENYQVLVANTSTEDATDNYTTRIASVTSIDDFLVSNADDDDDDNDDLPEMWEMALRAYGIDSTEVSRSEVRKILESDPTDAKSYVNSLNDDRFVAFRKAFNFDSDGDVTVPLQAMSESVVDDYAAYYKQNKIRYLEGNELTEATDAADDEISYFREQMATITTASEFLADDRLVSLALEAKGLDPDDVTSDELEKMFSSDLDDEDSYVNKLDDNRFAELVGSFNFDQDGNISTDPTGTVQQRGDVLDTIDSYVRLTLEDDQGDSNTGVRLALYFQRKAPEISSAYDILGDSALFEFFTTTFNLSSYVSNMDVDKQAEMVNNFIDIKDLADPDKVDDLIKRFTAMYDVANGTGTTSTALSILTGSATISSDTLLAMAQLKSG, from the coding sequence TTGGTTTCCACTTATGTAAGCTACCTCTCGGTCGCTCGAAATCTCGGCGCCAGTCTTTCGAACGTCGCATCCCAGGCCACGGTTGCCCGCGACAGCGCCTATTACAAGGAAAACATCGGCAAGGTCACGACGGTCGATGACTTCATGGGTGATTACAAGCTCTATTCCTATGCCATGAAGGCCTACGGGCTCGACGACATGACCTATGCCAAGGCCTTCATGAAGAAGGTGCTGGAAAGCGACCTCAGCGATTCATCGAGCTTCGCCAACAGCTTGAGTGACAGCCGCTATGCCGAGTTTGCAGCCGCCTTCAAATTTTCCGGCGAGACGAAGACGGCGCAATCGGACGTGCAGCGGGACAATCTGCTCGATGCTTATGAGACGTCCTTCGACACCGAGGCGGACGACATCGCGGATGAGACGGATTATTTCGAAGAGAATATCTCGTCGATCACCTCCGTCGATGATTTCCTGTCGAGTTCGAGGCTGAAGAACTATGCGCTGACGGCCTTCGGTCTCAGCACCGACTATACCTCAAGCAGCTTCTTGAAGGAGGTTTTGACGAGCGATCTCGACGATCCCGACAGTTTCGTCAACCAGCTCGGCGACGACGTCTATGTCAGCCTGGCAAAAGCCTTCAACTTCAACGAGGACGGCTCGACCGACGGCGACGTGATGTCGGAAGATCAGATCTCGCTGATGACGAGTGGGTATGCGGTGGCCTCGTCGACCACTGCGTCTTCGGACACCGGAGAGGCCTATGACACCTATTTCGCTGCAGAAATTGGAAACGTCACCTCCGTCGATCAGTTGATGAGCGACGATAAGCTGGTCGGCTATCTCAGGATCGCCTACGGGCTGACCGACGACGAATCCGACACTTTCATTTCCGCGGCGCTGAAAAGCGCCGACATCGCCGACGCGATCGGCCTGTCCGATTTGCACGACGCCTTCAATTTCGATGAAGACGGCGCGCTTGCCGATGGCGACACCGCCCAGACGTCGGAACAGACCGCCACGACCACGGCAGCCTTCGATGAAAATTACCAGGTGCTGGTCGCCAATACCAGCACGGAAGACGCCACCGACAACTATACGACGCGCATCGCCAGCGTTACCTCGATCGATGATTTCCTCGTATCGAATGCCGATGACGACGATGACGACAACGACGATCTCCCGGAAATGTGGGAAATGGCGTTGCGCGCCTATGGCATCGATTCCACCGAGGTTTCGAGAAGCGAGGTCCGGAAGATACTCGAAAGCGATCCAACGGACGCCAAAAGCTATGTCAACAGCCTGAACGATGACCGGTTCGTCGCCTTTCGCAAAGCTTTCAACTTCGACAGCGACGGCGACGTCACCGTTCCCTTGCAGGCCATGTCGGAATCCGTCGTCGACGACTATGCCGCCTATTACAAGCAGAACAAGATCCGCTACCTCGAAGGGAACGAACTGACCGAGGCGACCGATGCGGCGGATGACGAGATCAGCTATTTTCGCGAGCAGATGGCGACGATCACCACTGCGAGCGAATTTCTGGCCGACGATCGCCTGGTTTCCCTGGCGCTCGAGGCCAAGGGGCTCGACCCTGACGATGTCACGTCGGACGAATTGGAGAAGATGTTTTCTTCCGATCTCGACGACGAAGATAGTTATGTCAACAAGCTGGACGACAATCGTTTCGCCGAACTCGTCGGCTCGTTCAATTTCGACCAGGACGGTAATATTTCCACCGATCCCACCGGGACGGTGCAGCAGCGCGGCGATGTGCTCGACACCATCGACTCCTATGTCAGGCTGACGCTTGAGGACGATCAGGGCGATAGCAACACCGGCGTGCGCCTCGCGCTCTATTTCCAGCGCAAGGCGCCGGAGATTTCGAGCGCCTATGACATTCTGGGTGACAGCGCGCTCTTCGAGTTTTTTACCACGACCTTCAACCTGTCCAGTTATGTCTCCAACATGGACGTCGACAAGCAAGCCGAGATGGTCAACAATTTCATCGACATCAAGGATCTGGCGGATCCTGACAAAGTCGACGATCTGATCAAACGCTTCACCGCCATGTATGATGTCGCCAACGGCACCGGCACCACGTCGACAGCACTTTCGATCCTCACCGGCTCAGCGACGATAAGCTCTGACACGCTCCTTGCAATGGCGCAGTTGAAAAGCGGCTGA
- a CDS encoding amino acid ABC transporter permease/ATP-binding protein, whose amino-acid sequence MALTTDFVGIDPGSRTAEPKQDHSRYRIVPARHPGQLVGTIFAAFVIIAVLYSTFTNPRWGWGVFAEWFFAEPVLVGLGRTLLLTALAAISGSILGTALALARVSRSPLLSGLSWGYIWLLRSIPVIVLLLILNNLGYLYETIKIGIPFTDTVFIDYPTVQLLTPFAAAFLGLTLNQSAFFAEIVRGGILSVDHGQLEAAAALGLPHRRQAFRIVLPQAMRSILPTGFNELIGLAKSTSMVYVLALPELFYTVQVIYRRNLEVIPLLMVATVWYLIIMTVLSVAQHYIERYFSKGAVRNPTPLPFQAFFARFRRPLPVLDTAIDTVRKIGFQDAAALRAAGGAVRIHGISKSFGSLKVLDDIELSLPAGSVTAILGPSGSGKSTLLRAINHLERVDEGFISVDGDFVGYSRKGDTLYELKENEILKRRADIGMVFQNFNLFPHLTVLENLIEAPIQVRGIGREEAVQLAQELLARIGLSNKIDAYPRQLSGGQQQRVAIARALALRPKVLLFDEPTSALDPELVGEVLDVIKELARTGTTLIIVTHEVGFAREVADTVVFMDSGHILEAGPPARIFNKAEHPRTREFLAKVL is encoded by the coding sequence ATGGCACTGACGACGGATTTCGTGGGCATCGACCCCGGCAGCAGGACGGCAGAACCGAAGCAGGATCACTCCCGTTACCGCATCGTACCGGCGCGCCATCCCGGCCAGCTCGTGGGCACGATCTTCGCCGCCTTCGTCATCATCGCCGTGCTTTATTCCACCTTCACCAATCCACGCTGGGGTTGGGGCGTCTTTGCCGAATGGTTCTTTGCCGAACCGGTGCTCGTCGGCCTCGGCAGGACACTGCTTTTGACCGCGCTTGCCGCCATATCCGGTTCCATTCTCGGAACGGCTCTGGCGCTTGCCCGCGTTTCCAGGTCGCCGCTGCTTTCCGGTCTCTCATGGGGCTATATCTGGCTACTGCGCTCGATCCCCGTCATCGTGCTGCTGCTGATACTGAACAATCTTGGCTACCTCTACGAGACGATCAAGATCGGCATCCCTTTCACCGATACGGTCTTCATCGACTATCCGACGGTGCAACTGCTGACGCCCTTTGCCGCTGCCTTCCTCGGCCTCACGCTCAACCAGTCGGCCTTCTTCGCCGAGATCGTGCGCGGCGGCATTCTTTCGGTGGATCATGGGCAATTGGAGGCTGCAGCCGCACTCGGCCTACCGCACCGCCGCCAGGCCTTCCGCATCGTACTGCCGCAGGCCATGCGCTCCATCCTGCCGACAGGCTTCAACGAGCTCATCGGATTGGCGAAGAGCACATCCATGGTCTACGTGCTGGCGCTGCCGGAACTCTTCTACACGGTCCAGGTGATCTACCGCCGCAATCTCGAAGTCATTCCGCTGCTGATGGTCGCGACCGTCTGGTATCTGATCATCATGACGGTGCTGTCGGTTGCCCAGCACTATATCGAACGCTATTTTTCCAAAGGCGCCGTGCGCAATCCGACGCCGCTTCCCTTTCAGGCATTTTTCGCGCGCTTCCGGCGTCCGCTGCCTGTCCTCGATACGGCGATCGACACCGTGCGCAAGATCGGCTTTCAGGATGCGGCGGCCCTGCGGGCCGCGGGCGGCGCGGTGCGCATCCACGGTATCTCGAAGAGCTTCGGTTCGCTGAAGGTGCTCGATGACATCGAGCTCAGCCTGCCTGCCGGCAGCGTGACCGCCATCCTTGGCCCGTCCGGCTCCGGCAAGTCGACGCTTTTGCGTGCCATCAATCATCTGGAGCGTGTCGATGAGGGCTTCATCTCCGTCGATGGCGATTTCGTCGGCTACAGCAGAAAGGGCGATACGCTCTACGAACTCAAGGAAAACGAAATTCTCAAACGCCGCGCCGATATCGGCATGGTCTTCCAGAACTTCAATCTCTTCCCACATCTGACCGTGCTCGAAAACCTCATCGAGGCACCGATCCAGGTTCGCGGCATCGGCCGCGAGGAAGCGGTGCAGCTGGCGCAGGAGCTGCTCGCGCGCATCGGGCTCAGCAACAAGATCGACGCCTATCCACGCCAGCTCTCCGGCGGCCAGCAGCAGCGTGTGGCGATCGCCCGCGCACTGGCGCTCCGCCCTAAGGTGCTGCTCTTCGACGAGCCGACCTCGGCGCTCGATCCCGAGCTCGTCGGCGAAGTGCTCGATGTCATCAAGGAGCTTGCCCGTACCGGCACGACGCTCATCATCGTCACCCATGAGGTTGGCTTTGCCCGCGAAGTCGCCGACACCGTCGTCTTCATGGACAGTGGCCACATTCTGGAGGCCGGCCCGCCGGCGCGCATCTTCAACAAAGCGGAACATCCCCGCACGCGCGAATTCCTCGCCAAGGTTCTCTAG
- a CDS encoding DsbA family protein, with the protein MARTIEYFFSIGSPWSYIGFDAFTELAAENDVVITPYLTTVVEENGGIFSRNRPEIRRAYWTRDLKRWARVRGKDLRLEHRPELSDPTPASLFVIAAYLDGQDWIGVTRALQHAFWSEARDIGKPDVREAIVAAAGFDGAALLRRQADDDVQNKWSADRVHARDSGVFGFPTYVYHREIYWGQDNLPFLERHLRGDRP; encoded by the coding sequence GTGGCCAGAACGATAGAATACTTCTTTTCGATTGGGTCCCCCTGGTCCTACATCGGCTTCGACGCCTTCACCGAACTTGCCGCAGAGAACGACGTCGTCATCACGCCCTATCTGACGACGGTGGTCGAGGAAAATGGTGGCATCTTCTCACGCAACCGTCCGGAGATCCGGCGCGCCTACTGGACGCGGGACCTCAAACGCTGGGCGCGCGTGCGCGGCAAGGATTTGCGGCTCGAACATCGCCCGGAGCTCAGCGATCCGACGCCGGCCTCCCTCTTCGTGATTGCCGCCTATCTCGACGGGCAAGATTGGATCGGCGTTACCAGGGCCTTGCAGCATGCCTTCTGGAGCGAGGCGAGAGATATCGGCAAGCCCGATGTGCGCGAGGCGATCGTTGCCGCAGCGGGTTTCGATGGCGCAGCGCTTCTCCGGCGGCAAGCCGACGACGATGTCCAGAATAAATGGTCGGCAGACCGCGTGCATGCGCGCGACAGCGGCGTCTTCGGCTTTCCCACCTATGTCTATCATCGCGAGATTTACTGGGGGCAGGACAATTTGCCTTTCCTCGAACGTCATCTTCGCGGCGACAGGCCTTAG
- a CDS encoding LLM class flavin-dependent oxidoreductase — MTYLLSLLDKSPIEQGFTAADALRTTVKIAARAEELGYHRFWVAEHHNMSNLASSAPEALIAYLLARTSKIRIGSGGVMLQHYSAYKVAETFNLLASLAPGRVDLGVGKAPGGFPLSTRALQLGVDPASKPDFASQLSDLNTYLAADPNYEGAQATPFPPTAPERFLLGASVDSAKLAAEKGWELVFAGHLNGDPDNLRRTFEAYEQASGGKRPILALAAFAAESEDYARERVGNLRIVKVFLPNGQTVNVGSEEQAAEFARQAGVTDYRIEEKVPSVLHGTATQIRKELDEFHRRYGVNEFVLDTPALSTAERLASIELLAEERLSLVA; from the coding sequence ATGACCTATCTCCTCAGTCTTCTCGACAAAAGTCCGATCGAACAGGGTTTCACCGCTGCGGATGCGTTGCGGACGACGGTCAAGATTGCTGCCCGAGCCGAGGAACTCGGTTATCACCGTTTCTGGGTGGCCGAGCATCATAACATGTCCAATCTGGCGAGCTCGGCGCCGGAAGCGCTGATCGCCTACCTTCTCGCCAGGACCTCGAAAATCCGTATCGGCTCGGGCGGCGTCATGCTGCAGCATTACAGCGCCTACAAGGTTGCCGAGACCTTCAATCTTCTGGCATCGCTTGCACCCGGCCGCGTCGATCTCGGTGTCGGCAAGGCGCCGGGCGGCTTTCCGCTTTCGACACGCGCGCTGCAGCTTGGCGTCGATCCGGCAAGCAAACCGGATTTTGCCAGCCAGCTTTCCGATCTTAACACCTATCTCGCAGCCGACCCGAATTACGAGGGTGCGCAGGCGACCCCTTTCCCGCCCACCGCTCCCGAACGTTTCCTGCTCGGCGCCAGCGTCGACAGCGCCAAACTTGCTGCCGAGAAGGGCTGGGAACTGGTTTTTGCCGGTCACCTGAACGGCGATCCCGACAATCTGCGCAGGACCTTTGAGGCCTATGAGCAGGCATCCGGCGGCAAGCGGCCGATCCTGGCGCTCGCAGCCTTTGCCGCCGAAAGCGAGGATTATGCCCGCGAGCGCGTCGGCAATCTGCGCATCGTCAAGGTGTTTCTGCCGAACGGCCAGACCGTCAATGTCGGCAGCGAGGAGCAGGCGGCTGAATTTGCCCGCCAGGCCGGCGTCACCGATTACCGCATCGAGGAGAAGGTGCCGAGTGTGCTGCACGGCACCGCAACGCAGATCCGCAAGGAATTGGACGAGTTTCACCGCCGCTACGGCGTCAACGAATTCGTGCTCGACACGCCGGCGCTTTCAACCGCCGAGCGCCTGGCCTCCATCGAGCTGCTCGCCGAGGAGCGGCTTTCCCTCGTCGCCTGA
- a CDS encoding M20 aminoacylase family protein: MDIIARNPRSNDPVEKGIAAYLDEIIALRHDLHQYPELAFQELRTSKLVASRLSSWGYEVATGIAGTGIVATLRRGDGRKRIGIRADMDALPIEEATGLAYASSNPGVMHACGHDGHTSILLAAARYLSESGNLSGTLRLIFQPAEEIGAGARKMISEGLFERFPVDAVFGLHNWPGVPTGQFGFVTGPAMASVDQAVIKIVGKGGHGAEPHRAVDPVLASASFITALQSVVSRNVDPQDMAVATVGSIHAGSASNVIPESVEMKLTMRAFSETVRQLLQERIPALARAQAESFGAEADVNYRLGFPALVNHAKETAFARDVAQDALGLAAIEKDFRPRTASEDFAFMLKANPGSYLFVGNGDSAPLHSAHYDFNDSVIAPAARYWVRLVEAFLTDDNG, translated from the coding sequence ATGGACATCATCGCTCGGAACCCGCGCAGCAACGATCCGGTCGAAAAGGGCATCGCCGCCTATCTCGACGAGATCATCGCGCTTCGCCACGATCTGCACCAGTATCCGGAGCTTGCGTTCCAGGAACTCAGGACCAGCAAGCTCGTGGCATCCCGCCTTTCCTCCTGGGGCTACGAGGTGGCGACGGGCATTGCCGGCACCGGCATCGTCGCCACCCTCAGGCGCGGCGACGGCAGGAAGCGGATCGGCATTCGCGCCGACATGGACGCGCTGCCGATCGAGGAGGCAACCGGTCTTGCCTATGCCAGCAGCAATCCCGGCGTCATGCATGCCTGCGGCCATGACGGGCATACCTCGATCCTGCTGGCGGCCGCCCGTTATCTCTCAGAGAGCGGTAATCTCAGCGGCACGCTCAGGCTGATCTTCCAGCCCGCCGAGGAAATCGGCGCCGGCGCACGCAAGATGATCTCGGAAGGCCTGTTCGAACGGTTTCCTGTCGATGCGGTCTTCGGGCTGCATAACTGGCCGGGTGTGCCGACGGGGCAATTCGGCTTCGTCACCGGTCCTGCCATGGCTTCGGTCGATCAGGCGGTGATCAAGATTGTCGGCAAGGGCGGCCATGGCGCGGAACCGCACCGCGCCGTCGATCCGGTGCTGGCGTCCGCCTCCTTCATCACCGCCCTGCAAAGCGTGGTCTCGCGCAATGTCGATCCGCAGGACATGGCGGTTGCCACCGTCGGCTCGATCCATGCCGGCTCCGCCTCGAACGTCATCCCTGAGAGCGTGGAGATGAAGCTCACCATGCGGGCCTTCAGCGAGACGGTTCGCCAATTGCTGCAGGAGCGTATTCCAGCCCTTGCCCGCGCCCAGGCCGAAAGCTTCGGCGCCGAAGCGGACGTGAATTATCGCCTCGGCTTTCCGGCGTTGGTCAATCACGCCAAGGAAACGGCATTTGCCCGTGATGTCGCACAGGACGCACTCGGTCTGGCGGCGATCGAGAAGGATTTCCGGCCGAGAACCGCGAGTGAGGATTTCGCCTTCATGCTGAAGGCCAATCCCGGCAGCTACCTGTTCGTCGGCAATGGCGACAGCGCTCCCCTCCACAGCGCCCACTATGATTTCAACGACTCGGTCATTGCGCCTGCCGCCCGCTACTGGGTGCGGCTCGTTGAGGCCTTCCTCACTGATGACAACGGGTGA
- a CDS encoding GNAT family N-acetyltransferase: MSDTFLYTSPLDPRAKPLIDELIHEYDSRYGTYFNAEGAAAELNRYPSEAFAPPHGNFLLLMRNGQTIGGGAFKQYDERTAEFKRIWTRSDLRRQGLARKVLVELEAQAARQGYARIYLTTGFRQPEAVGLYLTYGYTALFDTAVDPEIYKSLPFEKDITHLAQPAPENEAAEPRLRVASANH, from the coding sequence ATGAGCGATACGTTTCTCTATACGAGCCCTCTCGACCCCCGCGCCAAGCCGCTGATCGATGAGTTGATCCACGAATATGACAGCCGCTACGGCACCTATTTCAATGCCGAAGGTGCAGCGGCCGAGCTCAATCGCTATCCCTCCGAAGCCTTTGCGCCGCCGCACGGCAACTTCCTCCTGTTGATGCGGAATGGTCAAACCATCGGCGGCGGCGCCTTCAAGCAGTATGACGAGCGCACGGCCGAGTTCAAACGCATCTGGACGCGCTCCGATCTGCGCCGCCAGGGCCTTGCCCGCAAGGTGCTGGTGGAACTGGAGGCCCAGGCCGCCCGCCAGGGCTATGCCCGCATCTATCTTACGACCGGCTTTCGCCAGCCCGAGGCAGTCGGCCTCTATCTGACCTATGGCTACACCGCTCTCTTCGACACTGCTGTCGATCCCGAGATCTACAAGAGCCTGCCCTTCGAGAAGGACATCACCCATCTCGCTCAGCCGGCTCCCGAAAACGAAGCGGCCGAGCCACGCCTGCGCGTCGCCAGCGCAAATCACTGA